In Phycisphaerae bacterium RAS2, the DNA window CCCGTTGCGTTGAGCGACTCCACTTCGGGCGCGCCCTGGGTCAGCGTGCCCGTCTTATCCCAGACAACCGTATCAATTCCACCCATGGCCTCCAGCATGGACGCATTGCGAACAAGAATCCCGCGCAGGGCCGCCACGCCCGACGCCACCATCACCACCACCGGCGTCGCCAGCCCCAATGCGCACGGACACGCCACCACCAGCACCGCGATCGCCGACCTCGCCGCCATCGACGCCGACCCGCCCCACGCCCACCAGCCGAAGAACGTGAGCGCCGCCACCGCGAGCACGATCGGCGTGAAAACCGCCGCGACTCGATCCGCCGCGCGCTGCATCGCCGTCTTGCCGGACTGCGCCTGCGCCACAAGCTCCAGGATTCGCCCGATGGCCGACGCCCGGCCCACGCTCGTCGCGCGATAGAGAATCATGCCTTCCATCACCAGCGTTCCGCCGAGTACGACCGACCCCGGCCGCTTCAGCACCGGCATCGGCTCGCCGGTCATCAGACTCTCGTCGACCGCCGCCTCGCCCTCGATGACCTCCCCATCGGTGGGAATCGCCGCGTGCGCCGGCGCGCTCACGACATCGCCCACGACGATCTGCTCAACCGGCATGCTGACCAGTTCCGCCCCGCGGCGCACCAGCGCTGTGCGCGGGGCGCGCTGCGCCAGCGACGCGATGGCTGCCGCCGCCCGATCGCGCGCCCGCTGCTCCAGATAGCGACCCACGCAAACGAGTGCCAGGATCATGGCCGCCGCGTGAAAGTGAACATACGCCGCGTCGTTCACCAGCGATCCGTAGGCGCTGCCCACCGCCGCGGCCAGAACGCCAAGCGTGATCAGCAGATCCATGTTGCCCGTTCGCTGCCACGCCGCGCGCAATCCGCTCGCCAGGATCGGCGCGCCAGCCGGGCTGACCATCAGCATGACCAGCAGCACGCCCTCAGTGAATCGAAACAGCAACTGGCTGATGCGCGTGTCGGGCCACATCGCATGATGAAAGTGCTCGAGGAAAAGAATCGGCAGCGTCAGACCGATCGCCTGCACCAGTGCCTGGCGATGCCGTCGCAATCGTTCGCGCGCGGCCGAATCATTGACCAGCGCCTGCGTCGCAGCCGAGGGAGAAGTCAGCAGCTGCGCCTCGTAACCCGCCGCTCGCACCGCCGCGACAAGCTGCGACGAGCGACCGGGCGGCAGCTCGCCGCGCACGTCGGCCGATTCGGTGAGCAACTGCACCGTGACCTCGCGCACGCCGGGCACAGCGCGGAGCGCCTGCTCGACGCTGGAGACACAACCCGCGCAATGCATGCCGGAGATGCGAAGGGTGACGCTCATGCGGACTCATCCGGGCGGTCGTTCACACGACAAACGCCTCGTGGCAGAGCGATTCTAGCACGTTCTCGAGGAGATCGACGGCGTTCACCGCCGTCAGCAGATCGACGCGCTGCGCGGGATCACCGCCGAGCGCCGGCTTGCACCGGCCCGCGTCGGTCCCGCTCGTGGCGACTTCCAGCCGGACGCGCGTCTTGAGATACAGCGCCGGCCAGATCAGGCTGCCGAGCGTCACGAGGTCGGGCAGCACCGTGCGCCCCGGCCCGCCGGCGGGATCGTGCTCGATGGGAAACGGCAGCATGCGCGCGAGTACTTCGCCGGTGCGATAGCCGCTCGCCGCCATCCGCGCGACGTTCGATTCGTCAAAGCAGACAAGGCACGTCACGTCGAGCGGCGAGACAGTGATCGGCAAGCCGGATTGAAGGAGCGCCTCGGCCGATGCAGGATCGCGATGGAAGTTGAACTCGATGCCCTTCTCCGCGCCGCCGCGCGCCCAGACCGCCCCGCCGGTGACATAAATCTGTCTCGCTGCGCGAAGCAGGTCGGGCGACTCCCGCCACAGGGTCGCAAGGTTCGTTGGCGGGCCCAGGCAAACCAGCACAATCTCGCCTTCGGCCGACTCAATCGCCTCGTGATAGACCTCGCGAAAATCGCGCGCGGCCGGAGTCGCCCCCGGCAGCTCACATTCGCCCAAGCCGTCTTCGCCGAAGATGTCGCGCCGGTCGGCCAGCGCGTGCCCCAGCGCCGGCGGCGGATCCAGCCCACGGCCGATCATCGGCATCGCGGGCGGCGCGAGGGCGGTGAGCAGCCGGCCGAGGTTGGTCATTCCCTGCGCAAGCGAAACGTTGCCCCCCACGCCGCACAGGGCGCGCAATTCGACGGCGTCGCTCGCCAGGGCCAGCGCAATCGCCGCCGCGTCATCGATTCCTACATCTGTATCAATCAGGAGCGGCACCGGCATGGGTCACCTCCGCCTGATGTGCCCGCGGCCCGCCGGGCGTAGCCGTTTCGCCGCATTATCCGTCCACACCAGGCCGGGGTCAATCCGCCGCGCGCCGTCACCGTCTTCCTCGTCCGCGCGACGTCTGCCTGCGCCGCGAAATGAGTACAATCCTGCCATGGCAACGGAAATCGATGACGTCACACGCCGCATCGCCGGCGGCGAAGCGCTTTCCGCCGAGCGGACTGATTTGCTCTTCACGGCGCTCATGGCCGGGCAGTTCGCGCCCGACGCAGTCGAGCGGTTTCTTCGAGCACTGGCCGCACGGGGCGAGACCATCGCCGAAATCGTCGGCGCGGCCCGCGTCCTGCGACGCCATGTCACCGCCGTGTCATGCACCGATCCAGGTGCCATCGACACCTGCGGCACCGGGGGCGACGGCATCAGCACGTTCAACGTATCCACCGCCGCGGCATTCGTCGCGGCCGGCGCCGGCGCGACCGTCGCCAAGCACGGCAACCGCACGCACTCCCGCTGCAGCGGGTCGGCCGATGTGCTCGAGGCGCTCGGCGTGCCCACCGATCTGTCACCAACGCGACTGGGTGAATGCCTTCGCGAGATCGGCATCGCCTTTCTTCACGCCGCGAGGTTGCACCCGGCCATGGCCGTTGTCGCACCGGTGCGCCGCGCCATCGGCACGCCCACGATCTTCAATTATCTCGGCCCGCTTACGAACCCCGCGGCCGTCACGCGACAGATCATCGGCGTCCCGCGAGCCGAGTTGCTTCCGCTGATCGCCGAGGCCCTGCGCCGACTTGGCGCAGTCCATGCCTGGGTCGTCCACGGCGACGACGGCCTTTGCGATCTGACCACGACGACGACAAGCCGCTACATTGAACTTCGCGACGGCCGGTTGACGGAGCACGCGCTCGCGCCGGAGGAGGCGGGCCTGCCTCGCTCGAAGCCATCCGAGCTGCTGGTGGACAGCCCCGCCGCCAGCGCGGACATGATTCGCGCGGTTCTATCGGGTCAGCCCGGCCCCGCGCGGCATCACACGCTGCTCAACGCCGGCGCGGCGCTGGTCGTCGCGGGGCGCGCCGGCACGCTGAAAGTAGGAATCAAACTCGCCGCGGACTCAATCGACACCGGCCGGGCCGCCGCCAAACTCGAAGCGCTGGTTCAATTTCGATAGGACAGGACCGCGCGAGCCTACGAAACGCTCGCGCCCGGCGCGATCTCTGCCGACGGCGAAATCACGATCACCTGCGACTTGTCTTCGTTCGAGGCCGCCAGCAGCATGCCCTGGCTTTCCTCGCCACGCATCGCGCGCGGCGCGAGATTCTTCACAACAACGATCAGCTTGCCGACGAGGCTTTCCGGTTCGTAGAACTGCCGAATGCCCGCGACGATCTGCCGCTGCTCACCGCCCACGTCCACTTTCAGCACCAACAGCCGATCGGCGTTGGGGTGCGGCCGCGCCTCCAGCACTTTCGCCACGCGCAAGTCGATCTTCGCGAAATCGTCAAATGTAATCGTCGCCGGGGTGTCGCTCATCGGGGACCTCCTCTGGTTGTGAATGAGGCATTATGGCCCGATTCGTGCCGATGCTCCAATCCGCACCAGCGCGACGGACCGGCAACATCGTGCCCGCTCGTCTGCCGGAGCGGATCTTCGACGGTCGCACGGGGCTTGGATTGTTTCGGCCCGCTGGGAGAGCTAAAGAGAAAACAGCTTGGCTTAGTATGCCGCGGAGCCCGGTCCCGGTTCGAGCACCTGGACCGTCGCGTTGCCGCGGTATTCCACGTCATCGCGCGTGACGACGATGACCGAGATGTTGTGATGGCCCGGCGAGGTGAGAATCTTGTGCCCGCGCGGCTCATCGTTCAGCCAGACGCCGTTGTCCAGCCAGAGGAAGTCCGCCCCTTCGAGCTTCTCCCTCGGAAGGTCCACGCTGTACTGAATGAAATGCGGGCTCGTTCCGACGGCCGGGCCGTTCAACTGCACATTGACGCGGTTGGCGCGCGTCTGACTCGAGAATGCACGCGAAGCGCTGGCCGGCTGACTCGGTCGCGCCGCGGCGGTTCCCGGCATTCGACCCGATGACGGCGTAACGCCGTACTGCCCCGACGAGCGATCAGCTGCTTCGCGCTGATTGGCCTCGCGCGCCGCGGCGTTTCGCAAGGCCTCGTTTCGGCTGACCGGTCGCCCCGCGTACATCGGCATCGGCGGTTCAGACGCTTTCCACGGCTTGGGCTGTTCCGCCTGGGGAGGTTTCGAGGCAGCGTCTTTCTGGGCAACCTGCTTCACCGCGCTGGACGGCGGCGGGTTGGTTCGGGTGGCTGGCGGAGGCGACGACTTGGGTTCGCGCGCGGCCGATGCGAGCTGCGTCGATTGCTGCGAGTCGTTTCGCGGTGGAGTGGATTGCGGGGCCGGTGGCTTGGCAGCCGGCTGGGGAGCGGGTCGCTCCTGCCGGATGGGAGGCGATGCAGGCGGCTCCGTCCGACTTCGCGAAGCCACGGTTTCGTAGGCGGGTGAGCGGCCGGTCGGGTAATCGCGCCCCGCGCTGGAGCCGGTGAATGCCGACTGGGCCGACGCCGAATCGGAGCGACCCGGCCCGGCGGACGGCGTCGTCTTCGGCGGCACCGGCGGGGTCGTCGGTGAATTGCGGCGCGAAGCCGGCTCATTGTACGCCAGCGCCGTCGGCGGCCGGCCCAGCGACGACGGCGGCGCGAACTGCGCCAGCAGCGTCGGCGGCGGGTAATAGTCGGTCATCTGCACCTGGGCGACGGTCCGCGCGGCATCTTCCGGATGCAACGGCTCCAGACCGATCTGCTCGGCGAAAAAGGCGGCGGCCGTCTGCGGGATGCGCGAGTGGCCCATGTTGTCGATCATTTTTCCGCGGACAGTTTTGAACTTGCGCGCCTCGTACCACGCGACGGCGTCCTGCGATTCGGTCTTGCACGCGGCGAAATCGCCGTCGCCGATGAAGATGGCCACCGGCACGCGATCCTTGTAGAGCGGCACGGTCGCCTCGGTCAGCAGGGCCGCCGAGAAATTAGACAATCGTACAGCAATGGCCGCGAACCGGTCGGGGAAGCGGTTCGGGAAGTAGTGCGCGAGGTACCCGCCGCACGACCAGCTCGTCGCCAGCACTTTCTTGCGATCCGAGTTGGTCGTCTGGAACACGTGCTCCATGATCGCGATCACGTTCTCCTTGTCGCGCAACACGTAACTGTGCTCGCGTGTCAGGGGATACTCCATGAACGAATCGCTCGTATTCAGCTCCGGGGCGCAGACGACATAACCGTAGATGTCCGCCTCTTTTTCCCACTCGCGCTCCTGCGGAAGCGCGTTGTCGTACGGCTTCATGCCGTGGAATGTCATCACCAGCGGCCAGCCCTTCATCCGCGGGTTGGGATGCCGACCGTTGTTTCGGACGTAGTCCATCGGCAGGTAGAGGTGATACCCTGCCTTGGTGGTCGGCTCGGTGACGTACTGGTAGATGCCCTGTCCGCGCGGCTGCGGCACGGCACAGCCCGACGCCCAGGTCAGAACCAGCCCCAGCAGCCCAAGCGCCAAAAATCTTCGTCCCAGGACCATGTACACCCTGTGATGCGAACCCGGCAACGCCATCGCCACGACTCGTCGGGGCCTGGTCGCCTTTACTCTTTCGGCCGCCGGGCGGCCTGTTCGTTTATTATCGTGACCCGTCGGCATCCGTTCCAAACGGTTTCCAAGGATTGATACAGCCATCTCACCCGGCCAGTTGCCGGGCCAGTTTTCTCGGACTCCCCCCTGAAACCGCGCCAAGACCGTTACGTCCCAATGGCCGAAACGGTTCCAATCCTCGTGCGTTCCGTTTTTCCATTATAAGCTGCGAAGCAAGCCAAGCCAAACGCGGTTCCGTCGCAGGGAACGGGTTATTTGAATCGCAACGGGCGACGAACACTCCATCATGACGCAATCCAATCCCGACAATTCACAGCCTGAATCGCCCGCCGGGCAAGACCCTTCGCGAAAGAACCTGGTCGGCCGATTTGTGGTCGAGCGCGGGGGCGTTCGCCATGTCGGTCTCGCCGCGCACGAAGCGATGGAACTGCTCGCCGCGTCGTCGGCCGGCGAAACGGGGCAACTGCTGCTCATTCATCGCGTCGGCGATCGCGGAACGATGGAGCTGATCGGGGTGGAGTCGGCCGCGCTGTCGCGCACCAGTGCGGTGGTCTACCGGTTTGAAGACGTGCGCATCGGTCGTGCCGCGTATGAGTCACTGATCAACCGCACGAACGCCGTCGGCGAGCGGGCGGTGCGTCGCATGCCGCCTCCGTGCAGGCTTGAGGTGCGCTTCGCGCGCGTGCCCGCGCACGCAGCCCCCGTGGCACTCGTGGTGCAGTTCCCCGAACCGTGCTTCGAGGCGGCGATGCGATGGACGCAACGTGTGATCGTTGGATCGATCATTCCGCAGGAGGCGGGCCGAACAGCGCTGCGCGACTTCGACGCGAGCGCCCCGCAGATCATGGAATCGGCGACCATCGAGCCGGAGTAGTCACTTCTTCGCAGGCTGGAGGATCAGCGTCACGGCCGTGCCGAGCGGCGGGATCGCATCCGTATTCGCCTTCAGCCACAGATCCGTGTCGCTGGACGAATGCGACGTGGCCAGGGAAAGCAGCGAACTGGGGAAGTCCACGACCGTCACCAGCGTGCCTTCTTCGTCGGCCGCGAGGCGATTCGCTTTGTCACGCTCCGACCCCGAGAACACCCAGGCCCGCGGCGCCATCGGCCGCCCCGCCGCCACGTCGATCATCCAGTCGCAGGCCGACTGCTCGACCACGCGACCGTCCAACTCGTATCGCACGCGCACTTCGACCGGGTCGCCGCTGGCGGCGCGCTCGGTGCGCGTCTCGGGAAAATAGCGGGCCGTGTGCCCCGGTTGCAGACCGATCAGACCGAGCGCCTGGTAGATCGCACTGCACGGCACGCTCGTCTTAAGAATGCTTTCGTGTTCCTTCGGCACCGGCGCTTTGCTGTAGGCAAACAGCTCCAGCGGTCCCTCGCGCAGCACCACTTCGCACGCGATTTCAACCTTCGGCACGCGGAAGTCGATTCGCACGCCGGGCGCGTAGTCCACCGCTTTGGCCGCGCCGCGCTGCGATGAATCGACGGTTGCGCGATCGCCCTGCTGCGAATCCGGTGAACACGCGCCGGCCAACGCCGACACGACGACGCACCACGCCCAGCCTTTCCAGAAGTGTCGTGTTCGTGGCATTCGTGCGAACCCCGCCGCAACGAGTACGGCCGTCCCCTTTTGGTGCAGCACTCGGCGCTCCCTTACGGTCGCGGCTCGGACGGTCGCGCCTTGGAGCGCCTCGCAACGGACCAGCCGATGTCAATTCCCCACGCCGGAGTAAAGCATCAGCGTCCGGCGCAGGTCATCGCGCATCATCACCGCGCCGCGGTGATCGGGCACGAACTTCAGCACCGTCTCCGCCGAATCGACGGCCCGTTGCACCCGGCGGCGCATTTCCATCCAGTCATTGCGCCGCGCCGCAGCCTTGGCAAGATTGCCCTCGGCCACCGCCTTGTGATACCACGCTTCATGATAATCGGGGGCCAGCCGGATGGCTTCATCGGCAAGCGTCAAACCCGCCGACCACCACCCGATCGTCATCGGCACGTTGAGCATCGTGCCCAGCGTCAACGCGCGATGGTATTCGCCGCCCTGCGCCCGGGCGATCCAGTCGGCCGGATTGAGCAGGTCTTCGCGCGGCTGGTTGGCCTGTATGAGCGCCTCGTGTTCGGGAATGCGCCGCAAATAAATGACCGCGTACGGGTCGAAATAGACAGGCGACCAATTGTTCACGTCCATCGCCAGCTTGCGAATCAGCGGCTGTGTGTCCGGGCCGGCGTGGAGCAACACGACATTGATGCCGTGCTCGTCGAGAAACGTCTTGTGGTCGAGCTTGCCGAGGCCGACATCAAACGCGGCGCGCAGCACCGGCTCGGGGTACGCAAACGTGTTGGTATCGACAAAGAGCTTGAAGCGTTCCGGTAGCCAAAGCAGCGTGTTGCTCGACGAGAAGTAATCAACAAATAGGTTGGGTTGCAAGCCGGGATGATCGGCGAGCCATTTCACGGCGTCGCGCGGGAAGGTCACATCGCTGTAGCCGCCGCCGAACTCGCGCGTGATGCGCCGCTCGGTGTAATAAAAACGTCCCGAAACGATACTGGTCGCCCAATACCCCACGCCGAGCAGCGCGGCCACCACGGACAGCGTCCTTGCGGCATGACGCATTGCATGCAGGCGCTGCGAAAGGCTCGCGTGCAGCGACGTCACGGCAACCGGCGCGGCGATCAGTGCAAACGGAGCGATGTTTCGCCGCATTTGAATGGACATCGCAGCCAAAAGGATCAGCACAAACGCCTCACCCAGCCGGCCGCGCCGGACCAACAGCACAACCCCAACAGCCGCAAGCGCCAATAGCAGCAGATATGCGTTGATCGTTCTCGAATTGATCGGCTGCCCGATGTATTTGAAGGGCGAATGAAATTCGGAGATCTCCGACCAGGCACTGGCGCGGGCTTCTTGCGGGCCTGCGGCCATTACGTCGTGCTGACTCAAGTAGCGCAGTGTAGAGATCGGAAAAAGCGCCCCCCGAACGTGCCAGGGGTTGACCATGCACGCAGCCAACTGCACAGCGAGCAGGGTCGCGAAAAACTTCGCGCGCGACGATTCGGCCGGGCGCCGCCAGCGCCGCAGAGCCGCCCCGGCGAGCATCGCAGCCGTGACCAGTGGGCCGACGAGAAAGTAGCTGTGCAGATTGACCCAGAGGACCTGCATCGCGCCGAGACCGATGAGCAGCCGGCGGGACGATCCTCCGCGGACAAGCACCGCAACAAGGGTGACCAGCAGCGCGTGGCTGAACAGCTCCGGGCGCATGCTGAAACGCTCGTACGCTCCCAGCGCGGCCAGCAGCGCTGCCCATGCGACAGCGTGCCACGATTTCGTCAGTGTTCGCGCGATTGCCGTCACTCCCGCGAACAGAACCGCGAGCAACACGGTGCGCAGGGCGATGAGGCCGTTCGGCCCGGCCGCGCGCTCCAGCCAGGCCATGACGACCTGCGCGCCCCAGTTGGCGTTGACGAAGTCCTGCGAGTTGGCGGGGACGATGAAGGGGTCGCGCGTGACAATCTTGCCGGTGTCGAGAAAGTGCCGCCCGTAGGCGAGGTGGTAACCGCTGTCGAGATCGCCGAGCTTGAACCAACCGAGCAGAGCAATGAAGCCGACGACGACGACGAATGCGACGACCTCGGAGATAATGCCGAATCGCTCCGAATGCTCAACCAATGGCGCTGTTGTCGGCGGCGATGATGGCGTCGGTGATTTCATTTTGCCAGGGGCGGCGAGCAAGCTCACCGGCTAAATGGAGGTTGTGCCCGTCGCGCGGCGAGAGAGGTCGTCGGGTAACGCCGATGGCGCTCGCCGTGCATCATGGAATTCATCGGCAAATAATAAAGCCGGCCGATGGGGTTGCCATCGACCGGCCCGCTGAAAAGACCAAATGTCCCGTAGATCGTCGTTACAAGCCGGTGGCGGAGGTCAGCGTCGGGAACGCCTCGGCCTCGGCCTCTTCCTGAATGATGATCGTCGGCTTGATAAGAATCAGCAGCACCTGATCGTCCTTGACGTTGGACGTGTTCGAGAAGGCGCGTTTGAGCACGGGGATGCGCGAGAGAATCGGTACGCCCGCGTCGATGTCGCGCTCGGCCGAGAGCTTCAGGCCGCCGATGAGCAGCGTGCCGCCATCGGGTACCGAGACGGTCGTTCGCACCTGTTGCGTCGTTTGCGTGGCCAGTTCGATGAAGCCCGAGCCGACCGTCTGCGAGCCGCCGAAGAAGACGGTTCGGAAGTCGCCGGTGACGCGGGTGAACGTTCGCACGGTCATGGTGAC includes these proteins:
- the trpD gene encoding Anthranilate phosphoribosyltransferase, coding for MATEIDDVTRRIAGGEALSAERTDLLFTALMAGQFAPDAVERFLRALAARGETIAEIVGAARVLRRHVTAVSCTDPGAIDTCGTGGDGISTFNVSTAAAFVAAGAGATVAKHGNRTHSRCSGSADVLEALGVPTDLSPTRLGECLREIGIAFLHAARLHPAMAVVAPVRRAIGTPTIFNYLGPLTNPAAVTRQIIGVPRAELLPLIAEALRRLGAVHAWVVHGDDGLCDLTTTTTSRYIELRDGRLTEHALAPEEAGLPRSKPSELLVDSPAASADMIRAVLSGQPGPARHHTLLNAGAALVVAGRAGTLKVGIKLAADSIDTGRAAAKLEALVQFR
- the metG_1 gene encoding Methionine--tRNA ligase, giving the protein MSDTPATITFDDFAKIDLRVAKVLEARPHPNADRLLVLKVDVGGEQRQIVAGIRQFYEPESLVGKLIVVVKNLAPRAMRGEESQGMLLAASNEDKSQVIVISPSAEIAPGASVS
- the pacS gene encoding putative copper-transporting ATPase PacS, giving the protein MSVTLRISGMHCAGCVSSVEQALRAVPGVREVTVQLLTESADVRGELPPGRSSQLVAAVRAAGYEAQLLTSPSAATQALVNDSAARERLRRHRQALVQAIGLTLPILFLEHFHHAMWPDTRISQLLFRFTEGVLLVMLMVSPAGAPILASGLRAAWQRTGNMDLLITLGVLAAAVGSAYGSLVNDAAYVHFHAAAMILALVCVGRYLEQRARDRAAAAIASLAQRAPRTALVRRGAELVSMPVEQIVVGDVVSAPAHAAIPTDGEVIEGEAAVDESLMTGEPMPVLKRPGSVVLGGTLVMEGMILYRATSVGRASAIGRILELVAQAQSGKTAMQRAADRVAAVFTPIVLAVAALTFFGWWAWGGSASMAARSAIAVLVVACPCALGLATPVVVMVASGVAALRGILVRNASMLEAMGGIDTVVWDKTGTLTQGAPEVESLNATGGAPAMDVLRLAAAAEQLSTHPLAQALVRHARRANVSLPSPGTFESRPGQGVCARVEGHEVCVGSAAYLSEHGISGNLTGDSGAGASKQAGPRVFIAIDGKAAGFVSFFDAIRPSSASAVARLRARGITQEILTGDEAIAARAVADAVGIEQVGSAMSPAGKQSRVEELVRSGRRVAMVGDGVNDAAALAGATVGVAFAGGADVTGEAAGIHLIGSTPHLVADAVDLARVARRVIRQNLFWAFVYNALMIPFAATGRLPPAAAAAAMALSSLTVVLNALRLPRAVGWQRADAANQTRTDQPA
- the rihA gene encoding Pyrimidine-specific ribonucleoside hydrolase RihA, coding for MPVPLLIDTDVGIDDAAAIALALASDAVELRALCGVGGNVSLAQGMTNLGRLLTALAPPAMPMIGRGLDPPPALGHALADRRDIFGEDGLGECELPGATPAARDFREVYHEAIESAEGEIVLVCLGPPTNLATLWRESPDLLRAARQIYVTGGAVWARGGAEKGIEFNFHRDPASAEALLQSGLPITVSPLDVTCLVCFDESNVARMAASGYRTGEVLARMLPFPIEHDPAGGPGRTVLPDLVTLGSLIWPALYLKTRVRLEVATSGTDAGRCKPALGGDPAQRVDLLTAVNAVDLLENVLESLCHEAFVV